One Silene latifolia isolate original U9 population chromosome 4, ASM4854445v1, whole genome shotgun sequence DNA segment encodes these proteins:
- the LOC141652914 gene encoding phospholipase A1 PLIP2, chloroplastic-like isoform X1, producing MDSLCVRGGIHGLMGPTITVSSGPDRPVNGPTQFPAVGRAPLTSLSSKLSSFNYPFKSLFFGGSKQVRSNKGVALDDAVLMEERENDVGELGGGQNGNWVLKILHVRSLWEEEREGDQGQNGNFNVSTSSLCDNGGGCVDGDDDRCDGCRVIDDDDDDDENVEEFDRDSFAKLLKKVSLSQAKLYAQFSYLGNLAYDIPRIKPENLLKRHGLLYVTSSIEKREQLAEAEKEEQLANAKSENQEGSQMETEAKGDDQSNNVRTSAAYQIAANAASYLHSRTQAILPSKSSNDKMDQSVKNRSINSEMASLMATTDSVTAVVAAKEEVKQAVADDLSSISSSPCEWFVCDDEKSTTRLFVIQGSETLASWQANLLFEPTQFEGLDVFVHRGIYEAAKGMYLQMLPEVQAYMKTHGSRAKFRFTGHSLGGSLSMLINLMLLMRGEVPYASLLPVITYGSPCVMCGGDELLRKLALPKSHVQAIVMHRDIVPRAFSCHYPQPAAQLLKAVNGSFRNHPCLNSQKLLYAPMGEMIILQPDAKFSPRHDLLPSGSGLYLLTCKVGDTREAEKKLRAAKSTFLNSPHPLEILSDRAAYGSGGTIQRDHDMNSYLKCIRGVIRHELNRSRKAERERRRKVWWPLIKPRVIETGIVVGTTLTPRTGGSAHFNFAGALRTGRESVKRFSRLIASQHMHLLVVLLFPARLLLISAYSVIPR from the exons ATGGATAGTTTGTGTGTAAGAGGTGGGATACATGGTTTGATGGGACCCACAATAACGGTAAGTAGTGGGCCTGACCGGCCTGTTAACGGCCCGACCCAGTTCCCGGCCGTGGGCAGGGCTCCGTTGACATCATTGTCATCAAAGTTGTCATCTTTTAATTACCCTTTTAAATCTCTGTTTTTTGGTGGGAGTAAACAGGTGAGATCCAACAAAGGGGTGGCTTTAGACGACGCCGTTTTGATGGAGGAGAGAGAGAATGATGTTGGTGAATTAGGAGGAGGGCAGAATGGTAATTGGGTGTTGAAGATCTTGCATGTGAGGTCTCTTTGGGAAGAGGAAAGAGAAGGTGATCAGGGGCAGAATGGTAATTTTAATGTTTCGACGTCGTCGTTGTGTGAcaatggtggtggttgtgttgatggtgatgatgataggtGTGATGGGTGTAGAgtaattgatgatgatgatgatgatgatgaaaatgTAGAGGAGTTTGATAGAGATTCGTTTGCAAAGTTGTTGAAGAAGGTGTCTTTGAGTCAAGCTAAATTGTATGCTCAATTTTCttatttgggcaatttggctTATGATATTCCTCGTATAAAG CCGGAAAATCTCTTGAAACGCCACGGACTACTTTATGTAACTTCTTCAATCGAAAAGAGGGAACAATTGGCCGAGGCAGAAAAGGAAGAACAGTTGGCCAATGCTAAATCTGAAAATCAGGAAGGTTCACAAATGGAAACAGAAGCAAAAGGTGATGATCAAAGTAATAATGTAAGAACATCAGCTGCTTATCAGATCGCTGCCAATGCTGCTTCTTATTTGCATTCTCGAACCCAAGCCATTCTTCCTTCCAAGTCCTCAAATGACAAAATGGATCAAAGCGTAAAAAATCGTAGTATTAATTCCGAGATGGCTTCGCTGATGGCTACCACTGATTCAGTGACAGCCGTTGTTGCCGCAAAAGAGGAAGTGAAGCAGGCTGTTGCTGATGATCTAAGCTCAATAAGCTCATCACCTTGCGAGTGGTTTGTCTGTGATGATGAGAAGAGTACCACCAGATTGTTTGTCATTCAG GGATCTGAGACATTGGCGTCTTGGCAGGCTAATCTACTCTTTGAGCCAACACAGTTCGAG GGTCTGGATGTGTTTGTACATCGAGGCATATATGAAGCTGCAAAGGGTATGTATCTGCAAATGTTGCCTGAGGTCCAAGCCTATATGAAAACTCATGGTAGTCGGGCCAAATTTCGGTTCACGGGTCATTCTCTTGGAGGAAGCTTATCGATGCTCATTAATCTCATGCTCCTAATGCGAGGGGAGGTCCCATATGCTTCCCTTCTTCCCGTCATCACATATGGATCACCCTGTGTCATGTGTGGGGGAGATGAACTGCTTCGCAAGTTGGCATTACCAAAGAGTCATGTTCAAGCTATTGTGATGCATCGAGATATTGTGCCCCGAGCTTTCTCTTGCCACTATCCACAGCCTGCCGCACAACTTCTTAAGGCGGTCAATGGTAGCTTCCGGAATCACCCTTGTCTAAATAGCCAG AAACTACTGTATGCACCTATGGGGGAGATGATAATCCTACAACCAGATGCAAAATTCTCGCCAAGACACGATCTCCTCCCTTCTGGTAGCGGTCTATATCTACTAACTTGCAAGGTCGGAGATACTAGAGAAGCAGAAAAGAAACTCAGAGCAGCGAAGAGTACATTCCTAAACTCTCCTCACCCTCTCGAGATCTTAAGTGACCGCGCGGCCTACGGAAGTGGTGGGACTATCCAACGAGATCACGACATGAACTCATATCTAAAATGTATTAGGGGTGTGATCCGTCATGAGCTAAACCGGAGTAGGAAAGCAGAGAGGGAGAGGCGCCGAAAGGTTTGGTGGCCTCTCATCAAGCCTCGTGTCATCGAGACTGGTATTGTTGTTGGGACCACTTTGACTCCGAGAACAGGAGGTTCAGCCCATTTCAATTTTGCGGGTGCCCTTCGAACAGGAAGAGAATCAGTGAAAAGGTTCAGTAGGCTTATTGCATCACAACATATGCATTTGCTTGTTGTGCTCCTGTTTCCTGCCAGGCTTCTGCTCATCAGTGCTTACAGTGTGATTCCGAGATAA
- the LOC141652914 gene encoding phospholipase A1 PLIP2, chloroplastic-like isoform X2, protein MEERENDVGELGGGQNGNWVLKILHVRSLWEEEREGDQGQNGNFNVSTSSLCDNGGGCVDGDDDRCDGCRVIDDDDDDDENVEEFDRDSFAKLLKKVSLSQAKLYAQFSYLGNLAYDIPRIKPENLLKRHGLLYVTSSIEKREQLAEAEKEEQLANAKSENQEGSQMETEAKGDDQSNNVRTSAAYQIAANAASYLHSRTQAILPSKSSNDKMDQSVKNRSINSEMASLMATTDSVTAVVAAKEEVKQAVADDLSSISSSPCEWFVCDDEKSTTRLFVIQGSETLASWQANLLFEPTQFEGLDVFVHRGIYEAAKGMYLQMLPEVQAYMKTHGSRAKFRFTGHSLGGSLSMLINLMLLMRGEVPYASLLPVITYGSPCVMCGGDELLRKLALPKSHVQAIVMHRDIVPRAFSCHYPQPAAQLLKAVNGSFRNHPCLNSQKLLYAPMGEMIILQPDAKFSPRHDLLPSGSGLYLLTCKVGDTREAEKKLRAAKSTFLNSPHPLEILSDRAAYGSGGTIQRDHDMNSYLKCIRGVIRHELNRSRKAERERRRKVWWPLIKPRVIETGIVVGTTLTPRTGGSAHFNFAGALRTGRESVKRFSRLIASQHMHLLVVLLFPARLLLISAYSVIPR, encoded by the exons ATGGAGGAGAGAGAGAATGATGTTGGTGAATTAGGAGGAGGGCAGAATGGTAATTGGGTGTTGAAGATCTTGCATGTGAGGTCTCTTTGGGAAGAGGAAAGAGAAGGTGATCAGGGGCAGAATGGTAATTTTAATGTTTCGACGTCGTCGTTGTGTGAcaatggtggtggttgtgttgatggtgatgatgataggtGTGATGGGTGTAGAgtaattgatgatgatgatgatgatgatgaaaatgTAGAGGAGTTTGATAGAGATTCGTTTGCAAAGTTGTTGAAGAAGGTGTCTTTGAGTCAAGCTAAATTGTATGCTCAATTTTCttatttgggcaatttggctTATGATATTCCTCGTATAAAG CCGGAAAATCTCTTGAAACGCCACGGACTACTTTATGTAACTTCTTCAATCGAAAAGAGGGAACAATTGGCCGAGGCAGAAAAGGAAGAACAGTTGGCCAATGCTAAATCTGAAAATCAGGAAGGTTCACAAATGGAAACAGAAGCAAAAGGTGATGATCAAAGTAATAATGTAAGAACATCAGCTGCTTATCAGATCGCTGCCAATGCTGCTTCTTATTTGCATTCTCGAACCCAAGCCATTCTTCCTTCCAAGTCCTCAAATGACAAAATGGATCAAAGCGTAAAAAATCGTAGTATTAATTCCGAGATGGCTTCGCTGATGGCTACCACTGATTCAGTGACAGCCGTTGTTGCCGCAAAAGAGGAAGTGAAGCAGGCTGTTGCTGATGATCTAAGCTCAATAAGCTCATCACCTTGCGAGTGGTTTGTCTGTGATGATGAGAAGAGTACCACCAGATTGTTTGTCATTCAG GGATCTGAGACATTGGCGTCTTGGCAGGCTAATCTACTCTTTGAGCCAACACAGTTCGAG GGTCTGGATGTGTTTGTACATCGAGGCATATATGAAGCTGCAAAGGGTATGTATCTGCAAATGTTGCCTGAGGTCCAAGCCTATATGAAAACTCATGGTAGTCGGGCCAAATTTCGGTTCACGGGTCATTCTCTTGGAGGAAGCTTATCGATGCTCATTAATCTCATGCTCCTAATGCGAGGGGAGGTCCCATATGCTTCCCTTCTTCCCGTCATCACATATGGATCACCCTGTGTCATGTGTGGGGGAGATGAACTGCTTCGCAAGTTGGCATTACCAAAGAGTCATGTTCAAGCTATTGTGATGCATCGAGATATTGTGCCCCGAGCTTTCTCTTGCCACTATCCACAGCCTGCCGCACAACTTCTTAAGGCGGTCAATGGTAGCTTCCGGAATCACCCTTGTCTAAATAGCCAG AAACTACTGTATGCACCTATGGGGGAGATGATAATCCTACAACCAGATGCAAAATTCTCGCCAAGACACGATCTCCTCCCTTCTGGTAGCGGTCTATATCTACTAACTTGCAAGGTCGGAGATACTAGAGAAGCAGAAAAGAAACTCAGAGCAGCGAAGAGTACATTCCTAAACTCTCCTCACCCTCTCGAGATCTTAAGTGACCGCGCGGCCTACGGAAGTGGTGGGACTATCCAACGAGATCACGACATGAACTCATATCTAAAATGTATTAGGGGTGTGATCCGTCATGAGCTAAACCGGAGTAGGAAAGCAGAGAGGGAGAGGCGCCGAAAGGTTTGGTGGCCTCTCATCAAGCCTCGTGTCATCGAGACTGGTATTGTTGTTGGGACCACTTTGACTCCGAGAACAGGAGGTTCAGCCCATTTCAATTTTGCGGGTGCCCTTCGAACAGGAAGAGAATCAGTGAAAAGGTTCAGTAGGCTTATTGCATCACAACATATGCATTTGCTTGTTGTGCTCCTGTTTCCTGCCAGGCTTCTGCTCATCAGTGCTTACAGTGTGATTCCGAGATAA
- the LOC141652055 gene encoding transcription initiation factor TFIID subunit 13-like yields MSGGGGASSSKQKIESLKPTDPPLFKRRRGVFHKDLQHMMYGYGDDRNPLPETVALLEDIVVEYVTDLVHKAQDVASRRGKRMTEDYLFLVRKDLPKLNRSTELLAMNEELKQARKAFDMDDEKLVNVD; encoded by the exons ATGAGCGGAGGAGGTGGAGCAAGTTCTTCAAAGCAGAAGATTGAATCCTTAAAACCAACAGATCCTCCTTTATTTAAACGTAGACGTGGTGTTTTCCACAAagatt TGCAGCATATGATGTATGGTTATGGCGATGATCGAAAT CCACTTCCAGAGACTGTGGCTCTTTTGGAGGACATTGTAGTAGAGTATGTAACTGATCTC GTTCATAAGGCCCAAGATGTAGCTTCAAGGAGAGGGAAGCGTATGACAGAAGACTATCTGTTTCTTGTTCGGAAG GATTTGCCAAAATTGAATCGTAGCACAGAGCTGTTAGCTATGAACGAGGAGCTGAAACAAGCAAGGAAGGCTTTTGATATGGATGACGAGAAACTGGTAAATGTAGACTGA